GGACCGGCGTCGGCGCGATCCGCCGACTGCCGGTTACCGGTACGATCCCCGTCCGGCCTCGAGTTCACCGTTCGCAGTGATCCAGTCCGCTTGCGGGCCGACGAGGTTCGCGTCGACCTCGTCTGCGTACCAGTTTCCGCTCCAGCCGCCGACCCACCAAGAGTTCTCGCCGCCGTGGGAGACTCGTATCGAGACCTCGGTGGCCGGATCGGCGTCGTACTCGGCGTAAACGAGTCCCGCGTACTCGTAGCAGCGTTCCGCCCCGTCGGGACACGTCGTCTCGGTGACGTCGACGCGCGGCTCGAGCATCGGCTCCGTACCGACGGGATCGCGAGTCTCGATCGAGTCGTCGCTCTCGATCCGGAGCGTCAGTTCGTAGGACTGGCGGTCCCGCACGAACGTGTCGGGATCGTCCGGGTCGTACTCGTCGGCCGCGATCCGTTCCGTCCGACCCACGTCGCCGTCTTCGACGACCCGGTAGTATTCGGGCTCGACGACGAACTCGTCGACGCTGATCTCGAGCATCGGTCCGCGATCGGTCTCGACGATCCGGGTCGAGAACGCCTCCGGGTGTGCGTAGTAGTCGCCGTCGTCGATCGCGCCACTGACGGTCACCCCGCCGTCCTGAACCGGTACCGGGACGAGGACCGTCGCGTTCGAAAGCGTCCCGTTCGTCTCCATCCGGACGTCGTAGTTGTACTCGCTCGAATAACTGTCCTCGTAAAACATCTCGCCGAGTACGAAGAGCCCGCCGGCCAGGAGCGCGACGACGAGCGCCACGGTCAGGAGTGCGATTCCGAGTGTGCGTCGGTGTGTCATGCGTGCCTCGAGCCGCGTCTCGCCGGGAGTCGACGACGGGACCGACGGCCGGTATCGACTACGGCCGGAGAACGTGTCTCCTCGTCCGATCGGAATCTACGCCCCGTGAGCGGACCGGTTACGGGCTCAGCCGCTGCCGGTCTCGCGGGAAGAGAACGGCCTCGCGGATGTTCTCCAGGCCGAGGATCGTCATGATGAGCCGTTCGCCGCCGAGGCCGAAGCCGGCGTGGGGCGGCATCCCGTACTTGAACATCTTCGTGTAGTACTCGAACTGGTCGGGATCGAGGCCCTGCTGTTCGAAGCCCTCGATCAGGTGCTCGTGGCGGTGTTCGCGCTGGCCGCCCGAGACCAGTTCCATGCGCGGGTGCATCAGGTCGAAGCCGGTCGAGAGCTGCTCGTCGTCGTCGTGATCCTTGATGTAGAACGGCTTGATCTCGCTGGGCCAGTCGGTGATGAAGTAGTGGCCGCCGACGTCCTGCCCGAGCGCCTTCTCGGCTTCCGTCGAGAGGTCGTCGCCCCAGACGAGTTGCTCGTCGAGTTCGCCCGTCGCGTTGATGCGCTCGATCGCCTCCTCGTAGCTGATGCGGGGGAAGTCACCCTCGGGAACCGCGAACTCGTCTTCGAGGCCGAGCGCCTCGAGTTCCTCGCTGCAGTTCTCGGTCACCGCCTCGTAGGCGGCTTTGACGATTCCCTCGGCGACGTCCATCGCGTCGCCGGCGTCACAGAACGCCCCCTCGAAGTCGATCGAGGTCGCCTCGTTCAGGTGCCGGGGCGTGTTGTGCTCTTCCGCGCGGAAGATCGGACCGATCTCGAAGACGCGCTCGATGTTCGACCCCGCGATGAGCTGCTTGAACAGCTGCGGCGACTGGTTCATGAAGGCCTCCTCGCCGAAGTACGTGATCGGGAATAGCTCGGTGCCGCCCTCGGTCCCCGTGGCGACGATCTTGGGCGTGTTGATCTCCGTACAGCGGAACTCGCGGAACTGCTCGCGGACCGCACGCAGGATCTCAGATCGGACCTCGAAGACCGCCTGCACGTCGTCCTTGCGCAGGTCGAGCGTCCGGTTGTCGAGTCGCGTCGAGAGGTCGGCGTCGACTTTCCCCGAGGGATCGAGCGGCAGTTCGGGGTCCGCGGGCGCGACGACCTCGACGGCGTCGGGCGTGATCTCGACGCCCGTCGGCGCGCGGGGCTCCTCCTCGACCACACCGGAGACCTTCACGACGCTCTCGCGAGAGACGTCCAGCCCGGTCTCGACGAGGGCGTCGTCCATCTCGTCTTTCTCGAACTTGATCTGGATCTTGCCCGTGGTGTCCCGGAGGATCAGGAAGGCGATCCCGCCGAGGTCTCGAATCTCGTGGACCCAGCCGGCGACCGTCACGTCGTCGCCCGGCTCGGCGTCGGCAGTATACGTTCTGTCCTGCATACCACTCGATTTCCGTCGCCGGAACTTAAGCGCAATCGTTCGCGTCCGAAAAGGGAACGGTGGGAATGGGAGTTCCGACGTCGTCGGCGGCTGGCAGGACGAAGCGCTCGAGCGAATCGACCACCCGGAAGTGGCGGTGAAGATTCTTCCGGCGGAAGGGCGCGAACGCGCACGTGGGTGCGGGGAATCTGAGTATCATGAACCAGATGGTCTTCGACTGGTTCGACGACGTACTATAGCGACGGTGCCGACGGTCTCACCAACGACGCTCACACGAATGGTGCGAACGAAGGAAGTCACCGCGACGATTCACACACCGGGCCTGGTCTCGATACTACTTTCGAATCATCGACTACACTGCCGTTATTTGCACAACAGGACGATCAGAACAACTCGTCCAGCGTCCGATCGCCGTCTCCGTCCTCGTTCAGCACGGCCGGATCGGCAGGGGCAGCGTCAGCGTAGAACGTCTCCTCGCGGAGTTCCGCGATCGACGTTTCTACCGGCGGGTCGTCTCGGTCCGGTTCGTCGTACTCGAGCGCCTCGCCGACCGCTTCCGGAAGGGGTGGACGCGGGGCGTCTTCGTGGCGCTGGACCGTCTCCGTCTTGTGGGTCGCGTCGTGGGCCGCGCGCATAATCGGCTGGCCCCGCAGGTAGTTGTACTCCTCGAGCAGTTCGACGCCGAACGCCGTGAGGCTCCAGAAGTCGGCGGGGACGTCCCGCCGGTCGGCGTTGGGTTCGTGGCGGTATTTCGCGACGATTTCGTGGTCGGCCAGGTCGGCCAGTTGTTCGCTGATCGTCGATCGACTCTTCGGGACGTAGTAGTCGAACTCGGTGACCGAGACGAGGTGTCGCGGGTGGCCGAGGATCACCTGCAGGAGGTTGTGCCGCGTCTCCTGGGAGAGATACCGCTGGACGGTCCGCTGGGTCTCGTACGGCGCCCCGTCCTCTACGTCGAAGACGCGATCGATGGAGGGACCCCGTCCGGACGTCGCCCGATCGCCGGGGGCGTGCGGATAGCTCATCTCGCTCGAAACTACCGCAGCCAGCCCGGTAAGTGTTTCGGGGGAACCGTGACGGTTATTCTCGAAATAGCCGACGTATTGGAAACGTTCATTAGGTGACGACGGCTGGAAAATAATAGAGATGTCCCCTGGCGACGATCGGCGGTGCGTACACGCTGCGCTCCAGCGAGCGCTCGCGGACGTACAGCTTCCCAGTGAGGATTATACGGCCATTCGGACGTGGGTGAACGAGGAACTCCCACAGCTGCAGGCCGCCGGCTACACGGCCTACGTCGTCTTCGGAAGCTATCGCGGGAGCTACCACCGGTCCCTGCGGATCTCCCAGTACGAACTCGCCAAACCGACGACCGCCACCGCCGTCGTTCTCGGGGACACCCCGCCGCTCGGGCTCACCATCGGTCGCGGCCGGACCGATCCGCTCGAGTTCGAGATCAAGTTCCACCTGTTGACCGAGTTCGCCGATCGGAACGTCGCGATCTACGAGAAGGATTCCGGCGGCGAAGCCGTCGAACTCGGCTTGCTCCGTCACGACCACTGTTTCAGACGGACCGTGGTCCTGCCGCGGGATTACTACGGGCTCGGGCGCCGGCGCTTCGAGACGAAAGACGACGTATTCGAGATCGCTCGCCACGTCGCGTTCGCGGACGACCTCGACGACGGCCAGCGGAAAGCGGAGCTCCGGGGCCTGATCGCCACCGCGCGGGACGACGGCATCGACGTGACCGAACACGAACTGACGGCGTTTCTCGAGGACGAACTCGCGTCCAGAGACGATGAACCGTCCTACAGCTGGGTCCACCTCGCACTGTTTCGCCGGTTCGAGGAAGACGGTCGCTGTCGCACCTGGCACACCGAACCGGATCTCCGGGCGGCAGTCGACGACGTCGCTCTCGGGGCGTCGCCCCGGTGGGAACTCGAGGCCGACGACCTCGACTAGCGTTCCTGCACCGTCATCGGGATCTCGTCTTTCGGCCGGGCAGTAATGGTCGCCATCAGGTCGAGATCCGTCCCGGGGACGAGTTCGAGGTGGTACTGCTGGTAGATCGTCGCGAGGATGAGCCGTGCCTCGAGCATCGCGAAGCGATCGCCGATGCACCGTCGCGGTCCCGCCCCGAACGGGAAATACGCCAGCTTCGGGAGGTCGGACTCCATCTCGTCGGTCCACCGCTCCGGGCGGAAGGCCAGCGGATCGTCGTACCACCGGGGATCGCGGTGGACGACCCACTGGTGCATCCGGATGGTCGCACCCGCCGGGATCTCGTAGCCGCCGATGATATCGGGTTTGACCGGTTCGCGGACGATCCCCGGAACCGGCGGGTAGAGGCGCATCGACTCTTTGACTACCTGCTCCGTGTACGAGAGATCGGAGAGGTCCGCCATCGTCGGCGTCTCGCCCCCTAGCTCCGTCTCGAGTTCGTCGACGAGTCGCCGCTCGACGGCGGGGTTCGTCGCGAGGAGATACGCCGTAAACGTCAGCGAGAGCGCCGTCGTCTCGTGGCCGGCGAGCAACAGGGTCACGACCTCGTCGCGGATCTGCTCGTCCGAAAGGCGGTTCCCGTTCTCGTCGGTCACCTCGAGGAGTTTCGAGATGACGTCCCGGTCGGTCGGGTCCGCTTTCCGCTCCTCGATCAGCCGGTAGACGATGGCGTCGAGGTCTTTTCGCGCACGCTGGATACGCCGTCGGGAGGGCGTGGGAACGTTCGGGGGAAGGACCAGATGCGAGAGGCTCTCGGACGCCAGCATGAACTCCTCGAGGGCCGAGCCCACGGTGTCGACGGAATCGTCGATGTCGACGCCGAACAGCGCCCGGGCGACGATCTTCAGCGTCACCTCCATCATGTCCTCGTGGAACAGCCGGGTCTGGCCGTCCGCCCAGCCCTCGAGGGCCTCCTCGATGAACTCGGTCATCATCGAGGCGTACTCCTCGATCCGGCCGGGATTGAACGCGGGCTGGATGAGGTGACGGTTGCGCCGCCAGACCGCCCCCTCGCTGTTCAGGATGCCGTCGCCGGTGACGGGGCCGAGGACGTTCTGGAACCGGGCCCCCTTGACGTAGTTCTGGTTGTTCTGGACGAGTACCTGCTCGATGTAGTCGGGATGGTTGAGCTGGAACACCGGCCCACCGGGGTCCTCCCAGTGGGCGATGTCACCGTACTCGCGGGCCGTTCGCGTCATGAAGCCGTACGGGTCACGGAGGAAGGCGAGTTGATTGCCGAAGAACGGCAGTCCGTCGGGACCCGGCGGTCGATCGTCGGCGATAGCGGGGGTATCGCTGCTCATTTTGCAGTCGACCCGAGGGGCGCGAGACACCTATGCCTGAAGCCGAGCACGCTCGGGGTTCTTAAGTATCGGTCGACACGGTCTCCGTATGGACGCGCACAGACCGATTGCACGCGGTGGGGCCCGCCGTTTGACCCGCGGAGGGCCGCGATGAGGGCCGCGACGGTCACACTGTCGTGGGACGACGACCGCGGCAACCCGATCGCCGACATCTTCGGTGGGAGCGACGCGGTGACGATCGACGCGATCCGGTACGTACATCCCGTCCACGGGGAGCGCTACGTCGAACTACTCGAACTCCGCGGCGACCTCGAACGCGCGCGAACGCTGCTCGAAGCGTCCTCGGAGACCATCGAACACGACGTCGCCGGCGAGGACGATCGGGGCGTCGCCTACGTGCAGTGTCGCACCGTCGGACTCGTCGGCGATTTCCTGTCGATCCTCTGGCGACGCGAGATAGTCGTCGACTGGCCCCTGAAGTACGTCGAGGGCGGGAGTAACCGCGGGCTCGAACTCACGGTCATCGGCTCGAGTCGAGCGATCCAGCGTGCGGTCGCGGACCTCCCCGAGGGGGTCGACCTCGACCTCCGGCGACTCGGCAGCTACGATCCGGACGTCGACCGGACCACGCCCGACCTGACCGAGCGCCAGCGGGAACTCTTCGAGGTGGCCATCCGCGAGGGGTACTACGAGGTGCCGCGGGAGACGACCCAGCGCGAACTCGCCGAGACGCTCGATCTCGCGACGGGGACCGTCGGCGAACACCTGCGGCGAATCGAAGCGAGACTGGCCACGGCGTACGCCACGTCACTGGAGTAGTCGAACAGCGGCGACGCCGCGCCGCGGCTATCGGACGGTGTCATCCGGGCTTTTCACCGAGCAGCCACAATCGACTCGCATGGACGACCTCGAGCGACTCGCCGACGCGATCGGCAACGGAGCGACCGCGGTCGCTCTCACCGGAGCCGGCATCTCCGCCCCCTCAGGCGTCCCGACGTTCCGCGGCGACGACGGCGTCTGGGAGCGCTTCGACGAGGGGCAGTTCACCTACGGTCGGTTCCGGTCCGACCCCGCGGGCTTCTGGGCCGATCGACTCGACCTGCAGCGAGAACTGTTCGGCGACGAATTCGCACCCAACGCGGCCCACGAGGCCCTCGCGGCACTGGGGCGGGACGGCCACCTCGACGCGATCCTCACGCAGAACACGGACGGCCTCCACGGGGACGCGGCCGCGTCCGTCGCCGACCGCTCCGCAGACGAGTCCGGCGGCGACGACCTGCCGCTCCTCGAACTCCACGGCAACGCCCGACGCGTTCGCTGTGCCGACTGCGGAACCCGGACCGCCGCGGAGCCGATCTTCGATCGCGCCGCGGACGGCGAACTCCCGCCGACGTGCGACTGCGGCGGGATCTACAGGCCCGACGTCGTGCTCTTCGGCGAGCAACTCCCCGGCGCAGTTATCCAGCGCGCCCGATCGCTCGCCCGCGAAAGCGACGTCTTCCTCGCGATCGGCTCGTCGCTCGTCGTCGAACCCGCCGCGTCGCTCCCACGACTGGCCGCCGCGTCCGGTGCGACCGTCGGGATCGTCACCCTCGATCGGACGCCGTGCGACGGCGTCGCCGACGTGATCTGTCGGGACGACGTCGTCGAGGTACTGCCGGATATCCGAGCGCTCGTCGAGGGACCGTAACGCTCGTCACGGAACAGTAGCCGTTCGACGACGGTTCGCGGACCGGGACGACGAGACGAACGCGCGAACGCCGGATCGGCCGTCTCAGTTCTTCCGATCGGGCGACGGGAGGAGTTCGCGGAGGAGGAGTTCCTCACAGATCGCCGGCGGCATCGGTCTGCCGACCGACTCGCTCGAGTCGATCGAGTGGCCCGTCTCGACGAAGTGCTCGAGCGCCAGTTTCGATCGCTCCCGTTCCGTCGTGCCCTCCTCGACAGCCGCGAACCAGTCGCAGTCGTGGCAGAATTTCATTGGGTGTCCGTCCGCTGGTGGGCCGGGCCGATCGTTCCGTCGCCGTCGCCGTCGACGCTGCCCCGGGTCGGGTCGTCGGTTGCGATCCCGCGATCAGGATGGTTGCCAGCGGTGATCGGTCCGAAGGAATCATCCAGCGCCGTCGGATCGGGACTGTGCTCCAGCGGTGGCACCTTCGTCGGATCGACGCCGTCTCTGGCCGCACCCTCGCGGGCAATTCCGGACGATCCCGGTTCACCGCGTTCAGGTCGTGCGGGTGACTGCGTTGCCATCATCCGTCCGAAGTCACCGCACTGAATAAGAATGACGAACCGAGTTCGGACGGGCCCACCAGCGGTAGCAACCCACGGCCAGGGACGCGGCGATCGTCCCGATCTCGTCGCCTCTCTGCTCTCGTCGCCCCCATATCCGATCAGGGTCAGTCCGAGACGACGTGCTCCTCGATCAGTCGGGCCTGTCCGCGACGCAGTCGCTCACTGACGGCCTGGTCCGAAATCCCGAGGGCGTCGGCGATTGCCGACAGTTCAGTCTCGCGTGGGACCTCGAAGAAGCCGTGCTCGTGGGCGATCCGGAGCGCTTCCCGCTGGGAGTCCGTCAGCGTCGCCCGTTCGTCACCGTCGTGACGATCGGGGCGCGGGCCGTCGGCGAGACGGCGGAGTTCGACGGTCACGCCTTCGGCTTTCAGAAACGCGTGGTAGCTGCTGAAGGTGTCCCGATCGGGAAACCGCATCTCGATCTCCCACCGGCCGTTCCTGGCGCGACCGGCGAGCAGTTCGCCGCCGGCGGCGACCCACTGTCGGTACGCGTCGACGACGCCCGAGTCGCTGCGGCGGATCCGGTAGAGGAACCACTCGTCCCCCTCGTCGATCCGTTCGAACTCGTCGATCGTTCCGTCACCGTCCAGCGTCGGATCGAGGCGCTCGGGGTCGTCGCAGCGAAACCAGCAGACCGCGAGCGGCCGGTCGGGATCGAGGGCGTACTGGTCCTCGAGTTCTACCTCGAGCGACGGTATCGCCGACAGCGTGGGTCCGAGAACGAAGTCGGGAGCGACCGCCTCGAACTCCGCGAGGAGACTCATACGACAGTAATTAGCGATGGAGACGCAAAACAGTTTAGGCCGTTGATATTTTTGAGATCGAGAACGGAGTGAGACTAACGGGAGGCGTCGTTGGCAGCCTCGACCGTCCGGCGGACGGCCTCGACGCCCTCGTCGTGGGCGAGGTCACCGACGACGACGACGTCGGCGTGCTCGGCCATCGCGTACGACGAGTCGTAATCGTGGACGCCGCCGCCGTAGAACAGCGTCGCGTCGTCGACGGCCTCGCCCGCCGCCGCGACCACGTCCACGTCACCGTACATCCCCGAGTACTCGACGTAGACGATCTCCTGGCCGAACATCCGTTCGGCGACCGTCGCGTAGGCCGCGACGTCGTCCGCCGCGAGGTCGCAGTTTGCTTCCGTCAGTTCCGCGACGTCGGCCTCGGGGTTCATGACGATGTAGGCCTCGAGCGTCGTCCGCTCCCAGTCGAGGTCGTCGTCGAGACGGACCCACTCCTTGTGCGCCTCGGTGATCCAGAACGGGGAGCCGGCGTTGAACACCGTCGGAACGAGGTACCCCTCGAGGGCGTCGTTGTCGACGACGACGCTCGGGTTCGAGGGTTCCTGGTACAGCGGGACGTCGTGTTCCGCGCAGGCCTCGATGACGGCGGTCATGTTCTCCTCGGTCATCCCCATCGTACCGCCGACCTCGATCGCGTCGGTCCCGGTCGCACAGAGGTCGCCGTAGGTGATTCCCTCGGGGAGTTCCTTGTCCGGATCGAGTTTGAGAACGTGGTTCCAGTCGTCCCAGGGAGCAGTCATACCCCCCGATTTCCCGGTAACGCTCAAAAACGCTACGAAAACGCCCCCGATCGCCGGGCATGCCGAAGCGGGGCGCTAGCGATCGACGACACCCGTACCGACACGAGCGCAGGACCTGCGTCCCGACAGGGGGTCAGTTGCCACGCTCCTGCACCGCTTCGGTGCGGTCGAGCAACTCGCGTGCCGCAGCGAGTCCAGCCTCGATCGCGCCGACTGACAGTTCCGGGTCGCCCTCGCTGTCGATCGGCGAAACGACGTGGCGGACGACGATCGATACGTGTTCAGCAAACGCCCAGGAGAAATACTTGGTTGTGGTGGGTGACCTATACCCGCTCGAGATACTCGTCGAACGCAGTGGCCGCCCGTTCGTACGGCTCGGGAGTCGCCACCGGCGCGCCCAGACGGTCGAACAGGTCGATCGGTGGCTCCCGCCCCGTGTTCCGGAGGAACGCGTGATACGTCCCGGGGTCGAGCGTCCCGTCGCGAAGTCGATCGCGGACGACGAGCGCGCCGGTCGCACCGAGGACGTACTGGTAGCTACTGTACGGCTCGCGAAGCCCCGTTCCGAGCCAGTTTCGCCCGGCCCGGTCCCCGTAGTCGACGATCGGTCGGAACTCCGCGAGCAGTGTCGCGTACGCCTCCCGAATTCGGGCTGCGGTGAGGGCTTCCCCGGACTCGATCGCGGTTACGAGCCGGTGAGCGAACGCGGAGTGCATCGTCCCGTCGAAGAGGTTGCCGCCGATGCACTCGAGGAACCGGTTCCGAGCGTGTGCCGCGAGCGGTCCGCCGACCTCGAGACAGTGATCCACGAGCAGGAGTTCGTGGAGGATCGACGGCACCTCCGAGACCGGGGTCGGACACGTCGCGTACGGCGTCGCTCCCTCGCGGTGGAACGAGACGTTGAGGGCGTGGCCGAGTTCGTGACAGAGGAAGAACATCGTACGGACGTCCCCGCGATAGTTCGCGAGCACGAACGCGCCGTCGGCCGCCGAGGACGGACAGTACGCGGGGATGTCCGTCCGTTTGTCCTGCGTGGGGAACACGTCGATTCGGCGCTGTTCGAAGAACGATCGCGCCCGATCGACGTACTCCTCGCCGAGTGGGGCGAGCGCCGCGAGGATGTGGTCTCGCGCGTCCTCGTACGGAATCTCCGGGGCAGGCGGGTCGGCGATCGACACGTCGAGGTCCCACGGCCGAAGCGAGTCGACGTCGAGCCGATCCCGACGGCGTCGCTGTGCGCGATGGAACGGGTCGAGGGTCGATCGAATCGCCTCGAGGAGCGTTTCGTGAACCGTGCCGGGAATCGCCGGCTCGAGCCCCGACTCGGGGTAGGTCCCGCGGAGGTCGCGATCGCGAACGGACGCGTAGTTCCGAACCGCCGCGTCGGTGGCTGCGGCGGACAGTTTTTCCGCGTACGATCGGGCGTACGTCCCCTCGAAGCGATCGAACTCGGCCCAGTACGCGTCGTAGACGCGGCGGCGATAGTCCCGATCGGGATGGGACAGTTCCGACCGTCGATTCCCCGGTCGAACGGCGACGGTCTCTCCGTCCGGTCGCTCGACAGTGGGCGGGTCGAAATCGTCCGTCTTGATCGCTCGCAGGATCCGCGTCGGCGCGGAGCGTACCTCGCCGTGGTCGGCGATCACGCGTTCGACCGCGGGCTCCCGGACGTGGGCAGCCTGCTGGCGGAGGGACTCCGCGTATCGACGGTACCCCTCGAGCGAGTCGACGAGGTCGTCGAGCCGTCGATCGTCCGTCTCCCCGAGTCGACGGCGGACGGCTGCGACGGTCGGTTCGAACGCGGATTCGAGGTCGCGGACACGACGCTGCCGCGTCGCTGCGGCGTCGGATTCGGTGTCGACGTTCGCACTGAGCATCGCGTACAGTTCGAGTCGCTGTTTTCGTCGGTGGCACTCCGCCGTCAGTTCGAGCAGCCCGCGGAGGTCGTCGACCGAGCGGAGTTCCTCGGCCGATCGGGACTCCAGCGCGGCGAGTCGCTCTCGCAGCGTCGCTTCGGCGTCGTCCCACTCGGCAGGCGTCGCGAAGATGTGCGTCAGGTCGAATCGGTACTGTTCGTCGATGTCGTCTCGTGACGGTAGACTCATACGTTGCTGGTCGCTGTCGGCGTGTCGGTCGAACGCGATACGGCAGCCTGACTGGTCGAAACGCGCGCCAGTCGGGAGAGAAATTAGTTGGTCATCGGACGCCTACCGTAGACCAGCTATCGCGCGTCCGTTACAAAAATGCATCGGTCGGCTAACGTGTTCGACGGGGACGAACCCGCACCGCCGAAGTAGCGCTCGAGCGGGAGTCCATTCCCATCCACCGACTGCAGGGCCGAGTCGGCCCTGCGATCGGTTCGACCACGCAGATCAGGCTCGGGTGGACACGACTCACCACGCTCGATGCACTTTCTCCACTAGTCGCGGTATCGTACTCCGCAGGACTGATACCACGTAGCGCGAACGCGGTAACGGCGTCGACGATCGCTTCCGGACGCTCGAACAGCAGCCGCAACGATTCCCGACGATTTGACGCGCAGAAGGTCACTGGGGCTCGTCTTCCCGGCCATCTCCCGGGTCCCCGGTCGACCCCTCTATCGAGTTACGCCACAGGGTCATGTCCGCCGCGTGCGCCTCGAGAGCATCGACGTCCTCCTCCAGGGATTCGATCGATGAGCGTAACCCGTCGTCGAGATTTTCGAGGTCCGACTGGACGGCCGACAGTTCCGATTTCGTTTCCTTTCGGAGCAGCGTGATCGCCTCCTCCATCGTGGAATTGACCTCACCGATTCCGGTTTCGAGGGCGGCCGTTCGTTCGTCGATTCGGTCCTCGAGGGTATCGATACGAGCCTCCAACGTTTCGATATCCTGTATCCGGGACGCCAGGGCGGTGGTTCGCGTGTCCAGATTCTTCTCGATGTGCTGGACCCGTCGGGCGACGTCGTCATCGACTCGTTCCGCCGAGACCTCGGCCGGTTCCCCGCTCCCGGCGACGTCGTCGGAGGAGTCGCGGGCCGCGGAGCGTTCCGAACGTCCGCTGCGTGTCGACTCCTCGACGCTCGCGAGGCGATCGGCGAACGCAGCGATCGCGGCTTCGAGGTCGTCGATTCGGGATTCGAGGGTCGCATCCGTCGACTCGTCGGAGTCGACCGCCGTTCGGAGCGTCGCCAGTTCGTCGCGGGTCGAGTCGAGCTCGGATCGAAGATCCTCGAGGGCTGCCCCGATGTCGCCTTCCGATTCCGCATCGACGTCGGTCGATAATTGCTCCACCTTCGACTCGAGGTCCGCGATCCGCTCGCGTTCCACACTCCGGGTGCCGGACTCCTGTTCGAGTGCCCGTTTGAGAGCTTCCGTTCGCGCCCCGCCCTGGTCCGATCTGAGGGCGTCGAGTAGCTCGTCGAGGACGTCGTCTACCGACCGGTCGAACGGTTCCTCGGAGGAGCTCGATGACCGTCTGCGACTGTCGTGTTTCTCCATGCCACTGTTAGCGACGGGACGCTTCCTCGAACGAACGGTCGGCATCGTCCCGGAGAGCCGCCGTACCGACGCGAGAGACGCCGGCCCCCTCGTACAGCGGGTCGGGATCGAGCGGATCACCACCTCTCGCTTGAGTACCCTCAGCGACGATTTTTGTGGCAGGTTCGTCCCAGCACTCCGCTTCGTCGTTCGTTCTGTAGGTGTCGGTTTGCACGGGTAATTCGACACGAGACATACCCGTTAAACGGTGGCGTCCGTTCATCACCGTTTAATTTCTGGCCAGTCGTAAGAGCTGTGAAATCACCCACCAGATCGGTTGTCTGGCGGCATCAGACGCCATAAATTATGTATTCAGAACAATCATTTGGTTTTAAATAAAGGAGGTGGGAATTGCTACCGATGTCCGAATCAGATCAGTCCCAGGACGAACAGGAATCAGATGCAACGATCGAGGGACTGGTCGCCCGGATCAACCGGCTGGTCACTCGAAGTTGACCGCGGGCGGACCGAAACGAAACAACGGATTTTGACCGACCGGAATCCGAGATACCACACCAACGGGAAATTTCGCCGCGGTCGAACCTGCTGATGGCCGATCCCGGACGAATTACGGACTGGCGTGGGACCTCGGTCGCCCGTACTCACCATCGGCCCGTAATCGAAACGAGAGGACGAGAACGATTCTCTGACGCCCCGACGCTAGACACCCTGGCTCATCAGGTGACTCCGCAGGACG
The nucleotide sequence above comes from Halosolutus halophilus. Encoded proteins:
- a CDS encoding SIR2 family NAD-dependent protein deacylase; this encodes MDDLERLADAIGNGATAVALTGAGISAPSGVPTFRGDDGVWERFDEGQFTYGRFRSDPAGFWADRLDLQRELFGDEFAPNAAHEALAALGRDGHLDAILTQNTDGLHGDAAASVADRSADESGGDDLPLLELHGNARRVRCADCGTRTAAEPIFDRAADGELPPTCDCGGIYRPDVVLFGEQLPGAVIQRARSLARESDVFLAIGSSLVVEPAASLPRLAAASGATVGIVTLDRTPCDGVADVICRDDVVEVLPDIRALVEGP
- a CDS encoding helix-turn-helix domain-containing protein, which gives rise to MSLLAEFEAVAPDFVLGPTLSAIPSLEVELEDQYALDPDRPLAVCWFRCDDPERLDPTLDGDGTIDEFERIDEGDEWFLYRIRRSDSGVVDAYRQWVAAGGELLAGRARNGRWEIEMRFPDRDTFSSYHAFLKAEGVTVELRRLADGPRPDRHDGDERATLTDSQREALRIAHEHGFFEVPRETELSAIADALGISDQAVSERLRRGQARLIEEHVVSD
- a CDS encoding helix-turn-helix domain-containing protein, translated to MRAATVTLSWDDDRGNPIADIFGGSDAVTIDAIRYVHPVHGERYVELLELRGDLERARTLLEASSETIEHDVAGEDDRGVAYVQCRTVGLVGDFLSILWRREIVVDWPLKYVEGGSNRGLELTVIGSSRAIQRAVADLPEGVDLDLRRLGSYDPDVDRTTPDLTERQRELFEVAIREGYYEVPRETTQRELAETLDLATGTVGEHLRRIEARLATAYATSLE
- the aspS gene encoding aspartate--tRNA(Asn) ligase, translating into MQDRTYTADAEPGDDVTVAGWVHEIRDLGGIAFLILRDTTGKIQIKFEKDEMDDALVETGLDVSRESVVKVSGVVEEEPRAPTGVEITPDAVEVVAPADPELPLDPSGKVDADLSTRLDNRTLDLRKDDVQAVFEVRSEILRAVREQFREFRCTEINTPKIVATGTEGGTELFPITYFGEEAFMNQSPQLFKQLIAGSNIERVFEIGPIFRAEEHNTPRHLNEATSIDFEGAFCDAGDAMDVAEGIVKAAYEAVTENCSEELEALGLEDEFAVPEGDFPRISYEEAIERINATGELDEQLVWGDDLSTEAEKALGQDVGGHYFITDWPSEIKPFYIKDHDDDEQLSTGFDLMHPRMELVSGGQREHRHEHLIEGFEQQGLDPDQFEYYTKMFKYGMPPHAGFGLGGERLIMTILGLENIREAVLFPRDRQRLSP
- a CDS encoding phosphoglycerol geranylgeranyltransferase; amino-acid sequence: MTAPWDDWNHVLKLDPDKELPEGITYGDLCATGTDAIEVGGTMGMTEENMTAVIEACAEHDVPLYQEPSNPSVVVDNDALEGYLVPTVFNAGSPFWITEAHKEWVRLDDDLDWERTTLEAYIVMNPEADVAELTEANCDLAADDVAAYATVAERMFGQEIVYVEYSGMYGDVDVVAAAGEAVDDATLFYGGGVHDYDSSYAMAEHADVVVVGDLAHDEGVEAVRRTVEAANDASR
- a CDS encoding cytochrome P450 — translated: MSSDTPAIADDRPPGPDGLPFFGNQLAFLRDPYGFMTRTAREYGDIAHWEDPGGPVFQLNHPDYIEQVLVQNNQNYVKGARFQNVLGPVTGDGILNSEGAVWRRNRHLIQPAFNPGRIEEYASMMTEFIEEALEGWADGQTRLFHEDMMEVTLKIVARALFGVDIDDSVDTVGSALEEFMLASESLSHLVLPPNVPTPSRRRIQRARKDLDAIVYRLIEERKADPTDRDVISKLLEVTDENGNRLSDEQIRDEVVTLLLAGHETTALSLTFTAYLLATNPAVERRLVDELETELGGETPTMADLSDLSYTEQVVKESMRLYPPVPGIVREPVKPDIIGGYEIPAGATIRMHQWVVHRDPRWYDDPLAFRPERWTDEMESDLPKLAYFPFGAGPRRCIGDRFAMLEARLILATIYQQYHLELVPGTDLDLMATITARPKDEIPMTVQER